The Leptospira sp. WS60.C2 genome includes the window AATCAAAGATGCATATGTTCTTGGGAAAAAATGGCCTGTAGAAGGCAAAAAAGCCAAAGGCGAACTCAAAATCGAACCTCCCATTGCTGACAAAGCAAAACCCATTGAAGGCGTTGTGGACAAAGCCTTTATGGAACGAAATCTTACAAAATTACAAATCTTTGATGCAAGAACCATGGATGAGTACGAAGGTCGTTTGCCTCGCCTCACCGCTCCAGAAGAAGGAACACTCTGTGGCCGATTGCCTGGAGCTTTCCTTTGGGACTGGAGGAATTTGTACGATGGAGAAGCGAACCTCATCGAACGTTCTATCTTCAAAAAACGCCTGAATGGGTTTCCTTTTATGCCAGAAAGACCCACTGTCATTTATGATTACAATGGTGCTAGATCTTGTTTGTTAGCTCTTATGCTAAGAGAAGCTGGTTACATTGATGTCACAACCTACCAAGGATCCTGGTTTGAGTGGAGAAAGTCCAACTTACCGAAACAAGCAGTCGCTGTTTTTGGTGCCAAACAAGGTATAGCGGCCGCAGCTCCTAGAGTTGGTGGAATAGATCGCAAGAAAGTCTAAAAAAAGATTTACGAATCCAAATACCATCGGTTCACTAAGCTCTGCTCTTGGAGGTTCCGATGGTTTTTCGTTTTTTATCCCTATGTTTTATATTTTTTTTAATCGATTGTGCATCACAGGTTCTCACACAGATTCCCATTCAAAATGAAACCTACCAAGTTTCCAAACAAATCCAATGGAACCAAAAACCAACTGAGTTTATCCTAAAAAACACATCACTTGACAAAAGCTTCATAGAACTTTCGCTAGACGAAGCTTTTTTAACTGCTTCAGAAGTGGATACCATATCAAAATATAGAATGGCTTCCTTTCGATTTGAAGAATCCACAAAACGAACTTGTTCCGATCAGACAGTGAGTTCCATCAAAAAGGAAACAGGAAAAATTACCATCCAAGGGAAATTAACTGGGAAAAACTGTACTACCGATTACCAAGTCACCTTCCAAACCAAATCGGATACAGAAATTGAATTCAAAATCACCGTATCTGATGAAAAACTGAATCGTATACAACTTGTGTATGCTTCCTTACCGGAAGAGAAGTTTTTTGGACTGGGGGAACAATTTACCTATGATGAATTCAAAGGGAAAAAACCTTTTTTCTTCACAGAAGAACAAGGCATTGGTCGAGGAGACCAACCTATCACAACAGGTGCAAACTTACTCGCGGGAGCTGGTGGAAATGCTTACACAACATATGCTCCTATTCCTCATTACATCAGTTCCGAAAATCGTTCTGTATTCTTTGAAAACAGCGGTTATGCGAAATTTGATTTCGATCACAAAAAAAAGACAAAAGTTGAATTTTGGGATTTCCAATCAGAAAAATCACTCAGTGGTACCATTTGGTTGGGAACTTCATCCAAAGCACTCATCGAAGCTTACACAAAAAAAACAGGACGTTTTCCAAAACTCCCAGATTGGGCCTATGGAACTTGGCTTGGGGTTCAAGGGGGAACCGAAAAAGTTACGGCTATCGTCAAACAAGCAAAAGATGCTGGTAACCCTGTCACAGCACTTTGGATCCAAGATTGGTGCGGAAGGCGTGTCACAAATTTTGGTGACCAACTCAAATGGCGTTGGTATGCAGATGAAACTCTTTACCCTGATTTCAAAAAATTTGTGAAGTCAATGAATGATCAAAATGTACAGGTTTTAGGTTATATTAACTCTTTCCTCGCCGATACCGATCCGAAAAAACCTGGTGATGATTTTACAAATCCCCTCCTCACGGAAGCAAAATCAAAAGGGTATCTTGTCAAAAATGAAAAAGGAGAAGATTATTTAATCCAAACAGTAGGTTTTCCTGCGTATCTCATCGATTTAACAAACCCAGCAGCAGTGAAATGGACCAAAGATCTCATCAAAAAGAATTTAATCGGGATGGGACTTTCTGGTTGGATGGCTGACTTTGGCGAGTGGTTGCCCTATGATGCCAAACTTCATTCGGGAGTGGATGCCAAAGTGTATCACAACCGTTATCCTGTCGATTGGGCAAGAATCAATCGAGAAGCGATCAAAGAAGCAGGGATGGAAGGAAAGATAGTCTTTTTTACGAGAGCAGGTTACAGTTATTCCAATGCCTATTCCACTCTTTTTTGGGAAGGGGACCAAATGGTTAGTTTTGGAGCGAATGATGGACTTCCCTCTTCCATCGTGGGACTCACTACGTCAGGTATCAGTGGTTATGCGTTAAACCATAGTGACATTGGTGGATACACAACCATTTCCAATCCTTTAAAAAATTATCATCGATCCAAAGAGTTATTACTTCGATGGGCGGAAGCTTCCGCATTCACACCAGTATTTCGAACTCATGAAGGAAACAGACCTCTCAAAAACTGGCAAGTCTACACATATACAAAACCTGACGGAACGAAGTCACTCGGAGATGAAGATACAGTTCAACTTTTTGCGAAAATTGCAAGGATTCACTTTGCCTTAAAGCCATATATTCAAAGTTTGGTGGAAGAAGCTTCCAAAACAGGACTCCCTGTTGTCAGACACAATGCGATTGTAGAACCTGAAGACAAAACACTTCTGAAATACAAATACCAATTTTTTTTAGGAGACGACCTTCTCGTTGCCCCTGTTGTCGAACCAAATGAAATTGTTCAAGAAGTATACCTACCCCGCGGAAAATGGACTCACTTTTGGACGGGAACAACCTACGAAGGAAACCGAAAAATCCAAGTGTCTGCTCCCATTGGAAAACCTCCAGCCTTCATTCGAGTCGGTGGAAATTCTGAAATGTTGATACGTTCTTCATTAGAAACGATTCGTAATAAAAAATAGGAATCATATCGAAATGAAATTTGCTTTGATTGGAGACATCCATGGATTTTGGAACAGAAGGGATATTGAATACTTCAATGACTCTGATTACGATTTTTTGTTTTTTACGGGTGACCTAAGAGGGAATCCCAAACTCGGCAAAGTTTCTTTCCAAGGTCTCACCAAACGTGCGTATATGATTCCTGGAAATTGGGATGGGACAAGCCTCACCTCTGTGATTGGTGAGGTGATGCAATCCAAACTTCTCATCCATTCAGGGCAATGGGGACAGAATCGAAGGTTACGAAAACTTTCCGAAACCGTAAAACCAATTTCAATCCTAGGATACAGTTCCGTTGTGTTGTCGCAAGAAAATGATGTATCACTCATCGTAGGTCGACCTCATGCAATGGGAGGAGGACTTAGCTTTTCCCCACACATGAAAAAAATCTATAGAGTTTCTGACATGGAAACATCATTGGAACAATACAAACGTCTGATAGATGGCACCAAAGAAAAAAATCTTATCTTTCTTTCGCATAACGGACCGTTTGGATTAGGCGCCTTAAAGAATTCGATTTATGGTGCGGAATTCAAAAAGGAAGGTGGTGATTGGGGAGACATTGACCTTACAGAAGCCATTCAATACGCCAAATCGATTGGAAAAAAAGTACCCCTTGTCCTCTCAGGTCATATGCACCACTCCATCAGCAAAACGAAAGAAAGAGAAACACATGAATACACGGGTGGAACCTTTTATGTGAATGGTGCAAAAGTTCCTAGGATTCGTGAAGGCAAACATTTCCACACAAAAATCGAGTGGGCAGGCGGATCTGCCACTGTCATTCCTATGTGGGTTTAAGGAAGTAGAAGAGTTTCGATTTCGATCTTTCCAGATAGAATTTTATGAACGGGACAAGCATTGGCAACAGAGTACAATCTGTCCCTTTCTTCTGGTTTCAAATTCCCTTTCAATTCCACTTCCCGAATGAATTTATGATCCTCTGGCGAACGTTTATCAATTGATACCTGAACCGAAACAGAATCCAATGCATATCCTTTTCGATCCGCATACATTCGAATCGTAATCGTTGTACATGCACCTAACGAAGAAGCAAGTAATTCAGTTGGCATGGGACCTAAATCTGTTCCTTCTTTGTCTGTTGGTTCATCAGCGATCCATTGGTGTTTGCCCTTTGTAATCTTTGTTTCGTATTTCGTTTTTTCTGTGGTAACGATCACTTTATCTTCGAATAATGCTGTCATTTGGAGTCTCCCTTTCGCATGCGTTCTGCTTCTTCGATCGCACGGTCTCGATTTTTTAACATAGCATCTTCAACTTTCAATCTCATTTTTTCAAATTCCTCTTCGTTCATTTCACGAGGAACATAAATTGGTTTTCCGTAAGACACAACAAAGGTGGTAAATGGTTTGGGAACTCGATGTTTGTCCCATGCTTTTTCTAAAATCCATTGACGAGTGCATTCATAATGAAATGGAACAATTGGAACTTGTGTGACTTGGGCGGCTGCAATGATCCCTGGTTGTAAAATGAATGCAGGCCCTCTTGGTCCATCGGGCGTAAAAGCGGCGGGTAATCCTTTTTTTAAATGTTGGATCATTGCCTTCAATGCTTTTGATCCACCTTTGGAACTACTTCCACGAATGCTCGTATTTCCAAATCGATGCACAACTTGATTGATATAATCTCCGTCTTTTGATTCGGAAATCAAGACAGCAACATTCTTCTTTCGATGAAGGTAAGGGGAATACAGTACGTTCGTATGCCATATCGAATAAATGTATGGTTTACGATTCTTAAATATTTCTTCGTATTGTTCATTTTTGAGGATACGAAATCTAGATGTCAGGCCAATGAAACGTTGTAGCCAAACGATGATAAGTGGTAAAAGCCAAACTAAAATTTTGCGTTTCAAGTGATGGATGTACTCCCTGGAGATTGTCTCCAGAGAATTAACTTACGAGGGAAAGATCAAGTTAAGTTTTCTTCTTAAATAAGTCTCCGAGTTTGCCTAGATCTTCTGGTTTAATGTTTGTTCCAGCTGCTTTTTTATTCTCTTCTTGTATCTCTTTGTATACTTCTGCACGGTGAACAGATACATTCTTGGGAGCCTTCACTCCAATCTTTACTTGATCTCCTTTGATATCAACAATCACAATTTCGATATCATCCCCGATCATAATCGATTGGTTGCTTCTCCTTGCGAGGACTAACACGGATTAAACCTTTTCGGAAGACATTTCTTCCATTGACTCAATGATATTTTTGCGAATGGGATGATTCTCGTCGCGGGAAATGCATTGTTTCCCTTTCCCTTCTTTTCCATTGATGATGATTGGACCTTGTAAATTGGCGGTCATTCCTTTCGGATTGTCATGCGGAATGGTTACGATTAGAAAAATGATTCCTTCTTTCCAACCAGTTAAACCAATATCATGCAATTCTTCATCAGAAATGGCTGGTTTGTAATGATTCATAAAGAGTTCTGGTTGGATCACAATGAATGCAAGACCTGATTCTTTTGTGGACTGTAACCACTTAAATGGACTTTCCGCACTCTCTTCGATCAGTGCGTATTCATCAAATTCTTCAAATCCGAGAAGACCTTGGGGGAATTTCAGGATTTGTTTTGAGTCCACTTGGATGGTTCCGAAAGGTTTTGTATGAATCGTTACCGACATTCTAGTTCCTGTTGTTTCTATTCTTTCTAATGTGCCTGTCATTGAATCTCAATTACCTGAGGAAATCCATCAATGTCGGTTTAATGATTTTAGATCCAACATTGAGCGCATAACTATGAATTGTTTCTAACCATTTCATATTCATGATGGTTTCTGGAAAATCGATTCCTTCGTTTTTAGCAAGAAGTTCCGTCATATACATTTTATCATAAGAAACTCGATCTTCATGTTGTTCCAAACGATTCATTCGAGCACCGATGGTAGCACGATGGCGCAAAATGTTTTCCAATGCTAAATCCAAATCTCCTAAATCACGACCACCAATTCGTTCTTGGTCTTTTTGAATGAGGTCATTTCGAAGTTGGATGAGGACATCAAATACAGAAAGTCCAGTGACTGTTGCCGATTTGGAAAAATTATTCGGTGGTTCACTTGCACTCGGTTCAATGAGTCCAATGTCACGTAACACAGTTCCACCATCCACATCCTCTAACCAAATTTGGTGAGGTGCTGTAGAAGATATCGATATATTATCTTGGGCAAGTTTACTTGCCTTTACTTCCAATGGAGCATTATTGATTTTATCGATCACATCATCAATGGTATCACCCACAGAGATATGGATCTCCACACCATCAATTTTAAACTTTTGGTCAGAGGTTGCTTGGTAAGCAGAGTTGTCCACTTTCGATGTGACACTTACGTTTGTTCCCCAAAACACTTTGTTCCCTGGGATCGTGATCGGGATGTATTCGCCTTTTTCAATCTCACGGAGTTGTTCGCCAATGTCTCCGCGGTATTCCACACCAACGTATTGGTTTTTGAGTTCTAGGCCTTGCAAACCTTTAATTTTCGATTCAATTGGTTCAAAGGGAGGTCTTTCAATCACATGACCACCAAACAAAGGTTGACCTGTCGCATCACGTGCGTTTGCAAGATCCACGATTGCCCGTAAGTGTTGGTCAATTTCTTTTCCAATGGCAACCTCGAGTTCAAACCCTTTGTCTCCTTGGTAGATACCATTTCCCGCTTGTACGGTTAACACACGCACACGTTGGAAAATTTCACCCATCTTATCAAGAACACCATCGATCTGTTGTAACCGTTGGTAACCGTCTCCGATATTTTCTTCGTATTGAGAAAGTTCATTCAATCGAGAACGAAAGTACATTTGGTTGGTAGCAGCACCTGGGTCATCCGATGGTTTACGGATTTTTAATCCAGTCCCTAATTGGGTCTGGGTTTCATCCATTGCTACTTGGTGACGGTTTAAATTTCGCACCAAGGAATTGTTTTGCATCATGTTAGTGATTCTGATCATAATTATACACCTAACCTATTGATGATGGTATCTAACATTTCGTTGAGCGTTGAGATCATACGTGCGGAAGCATTGTAAGATTGTTGGAACTGCACCATGTTTGCCATTTCCTCATCCAAGTTTACACCCATCACAGATTGACGCATGTTTTCCAGTTCCACCATCAGTTCGTTTTGCGTCGTATACTCTTGTTTGGCTTCACGAGCTTCAGTTCCCAGTCTTGAAATGAGTGAATTGTAAAAATCATCCGTTGTTTTGGAATAATCAAACATTACTGGTTTTTCTCTTAGTGCCGCCGCAATGAGAAGTGCATTGGATCCATCTTTTTGGCCGTTTGGTGAATTGTAATCACCAGACCCATTCACATCTTTTCCACGAGCTGCCGCAATGTTTGCTGGGTTATTTCTTACATCTTCAGACATCTTAAAGAAAGAAGAAGGGTGATACATTGGAGTGAGTGTGATATCTTGTGCATTCGTTTGGAACTTATTGATCTCACCAATTTTACGATAATCAAACGATCCTGACACACCAGATGCTGTCAAAATTCCTGTGAGACCCACAAGAAGCTCCCCAGAATCTTCCAAGTGGCGGATCATAAAGTTTTCTTTTTTATCGTGTGGGTTTGTTGTTGCTTTTAGCGCCAATTGGTTGTCATGCGACATGTAAGCAACAACACCTGTTTCCGAACGATTGATTCGTTTGATGACTGCATTTAATGTATCATCTTTTGAATAAGGTACAAGAATTTCTGTTTCCCCACCTGGACTTGCTTTTAAAAATCGCATGGTTCCTGAAATTCCGATCGGGCGATCAGGATCTAGGGAAGTGCGACCAGTGACACGAAAGACTGCTGTTTTGTCGTTTAATCCATCACCGTCTGTATCAATTTCCCCAAAAGTATTGGTAGCAAGTGCCCTTTGTTCAAAAAAGTCTACATTGGTTTTGCCATTGAGACCAAATCCATCTTTATGGATTTCGTTGATCACATCCATCGCATTGATGGCCAGTGCATCTACAGCGTTGATTTTTTCGACAAGGATCTTATCTCTGATTTCA containing:
- a CDS encoding sulfurtransferase: MNWNFLKTEIEPGDFLIDCRSQSAYEEETLEGAYYYPFIKKAFGSDPESQKKLYCPMAAVVQEFQKSKKTRIIVFDEGMGMFSTRMVYLLRGMGIKDAYVLGKKWPVEGKKAKGELKIEPPIADKAKPIEGVVDKAFMERNLTKLQIFDARTMDEYEGRLPRLTAPEEGTLCGRLPGAFLWDWRNLYDGEANLIERSIFKKRLNGFPFMPERPTVIYDYNGARSCLLALMLREAGYIDVTTYQGSWFEWRKSNLPKQAVAVFGAKQGIAAAAPRVGGIDRKKV
- a CDS encoding alpha-glucosidase; its protein translation is MVFRFLSLCFIFFLIDCASQVLTQIPIQNETYQVSKQIQWNQKPTEFILKNTSLDKSFIELSLDEAFLTASEVDTISKYRMASFRFEESTKRTCSDQTVSSIKKETGKITIQGKLTGKNCTTDYQVTFQTKSDTEIEFKITVSDEKLNRIQLVYASLPEEKFFGLGEQFTYDEFKGKKPFFFTEEQGIGRGDQPITTGANLLAGAGGNAYTTYAPIPHYISSENRSVFFENSGYAKFDFDHKKKTKVEFWDFQSEKSLSGTIWLGTSSKALIEAYTKKTGRFPKLPDWAYGTWLGVQGGTEKVTAIVKQAKDAGNPVTALWIQDWCGRRVTNFGDQLKWRWYADETLYPDFKKFVKSMNDQNVQVLGYINSFLADTDPKKPGDDFTNPLLTEAKSKGYLVKNEKGEDYLIQTVGFPAYLIDLTNPAAVKWTKDLIKKNLIGMGLSGWMADFGEWLPYDAKLHSGVDAKVYHNRYPVDWARINREAIKEAGMEGKIVFFTRAGYSYSNAYSTLFWEGDQMVSFGANDGLPSSIVGLTTSGISGYALNHSDIGGYTTISNPLKNYHRSKELLLRWAEASAFTPVFRTHEGNRPLKNWQVYTYTKPDGTKSLGDEDTVQLFAKIARIHFALKPYIQSLVEEASKTGLPVVRHNAIVEPEDKTLLKYKYQFFLGDDLLVAPVVEPNEIVQEVYLPRGKWTHFWTGTTYEGNRKIQVSAPIGKPPAFIRVGGNSEMLIRSSLETIRNKK
- a CDS encoding metallophosphoesterase, with the protein product MKFALIGDIHGFWNRRDIEYFNDSDYDFLFFTGDLRGNPKLGKVSFQGLTKRAYMIPGNWDGTSLTSVIGEVMQSKLLIHSGQWGQNRRLRKLSETVKPISILGYSSVVLSQENDVSLIVGRPHAMGGGLSFSPHMKKIYRVSDMETSLEQYKRLIDGTKEKNLIFLSHNGPFGLGALKNSIYGAEFKKEGGDWGDIDLTEAIQYAKSIGKKVPLVLSGHMHHSISKTKERETHEYTGGTFYVNGAKVPRIREGKHFHTKIEWAGGSATVIPMWV
- a CDS encoding OsmC family protein gives rise to the protein MTALFEDKVIVTTEKTKYETKITKGKHQWIADEPTDKEGTDLGPMPTELLASSLGACTTITIRMYADRKGYALDSVSVQVSIDKRSPEDHKFIREVELKGNLKPEERDRLYSVANACPVHKILSGKIEIETLLLP
- a CDS encoding lysophospholipid acyltransferase family protein, translating into MKRKILVWLLPLIIVWLQRFIGLTSRFRILKNEQYEEIFKNRKPYIYSIWHTNVLYSPYLHRKKNVAVLISESKDGDYINQVVHRFGNTSIRGSSSKGGSKALKAMIQHLKKGLPAAFTPDGPRGPAFILQPGIIAAAQVTQVPIVPFHYECTRQWILEKAWDKHRVPKPFTTFVVSYGKPIYVPREMNEEEFEKMRLKVEDAMLKNRDRAIEEAERMRKGDSK
- the csrA gene encoding carbon storage regulator CsrA; the encoded protein is MLVLARRSNQSIMIGDDIEIVIVDIKGDQVKIGVKAPKNVSVHRAEVYKEIQEENKKAAGTNIKPEDLGKLGDLFKKKT
- the fliW gene encoding flagellar assembly protein FliW; the encoded protein is MSVTIHTKPFGTIQVDSKQILKFPQGLLGFEEFDEYALIEESAESPFKWLQSTKESGLAFIVIQPELFMNHYKPAISDEELHDIGLTGWKEGIIFLIVTIPHDNPKGMTANLQGPIIINGKEGKGKQCISRDENHPIRKNIIESMEEMSSEKV
- a CDS encoding flagellar hook-associated protein 3, whose translation is MRITNMMQNNSLVRNLNRHQVAMDETQTQLGTGLKIRKPSDDPGAATNQMYFRSRLNELSQYEENIGDGYQRLQQIDGVLDKMGEIFQRVRVLTVQAGNGIYQGDKGFELEVAIGKEIDQHLRAIVDLANARDATGQPLFGGHVIERPPFEPIESKIKGLQGLELKNQYVGVEYRGDIGEQLREIEKGEYIPITIPGNKVFWGTNVSVTSKVDNSAYQATSDQKFKIDGVEIHISVGDTIDDVIDKINNAPLEVKASKLAQDNISISSTAPHQIWLEDVDGGTVLRDIGLIEPSASEPPNNFSKSATVTGLSVFDVLIQLRNDLIQKDQERIGGRDLGDLDLALENILRHRATIGARMNRLEQHEDRVSYDKMYMTELLAKNEGIDFPETIMNMKWLETIHSYALNVGSKIIKPTLMDFLR
- the flgK gene encoding flagellar hook-associated protein FlgK; amino-acid sequence: MGSTFQGIEIGKRGLSVHQQAIQTTGHNISNADNKHYARQRVVMNSMDPIYDPAFNRAEVPGQIGQGVKISEIERVRDNFIDDRIIDSSSLKEYWGKKNDYLYQVETVFNEPTGTTLRAMMDQFWSSWEDLSNYPEETAHRAVVQEKAEALGSRMEDVYRKLSLLRDQSNREIEAKVNHLNTVAENIKSLNEKITKSQALGDSPNDLLDRRDELLQELAGMADITIGRSDEDELMVFIGQQILIQGQKVHKIDLVGNPNNDGLLDLKWSGTGDKVLLRKGSIQALYEIRDKILVEKINAVDALAINAMDVINEIHKDGFGLNGKTNVDFFEQRALATNTFGEIDTDGDGLNDKTAVFRVTGRTSLDPDRPIGISGTMRFLKASPGGETEILVPYSKDDTLNAVIKRINRSETGVVAYMSHDNQLALKATTNPHDKKENFMIRHLEDSGELLVGLTGILTASGVSGSFDYRKIGEINKFQTNAQDITLTPMYHPSSFFKMSEDVRNNPANIAAARGKDVNGSGDYNSPNGQKDGSNALLIAAALREKPVMFDYSKTTDDFYNSLISRLGTEAREAKQEYTTQNELMVELENMRQSVMGVNLDEEMANMVQFQQSYNASARMISTLNEMLDTIINRLGV